The Oncorhynchus kisutch isolate 150728-3 linkage group LG8, Okis_V2, whole genome shotgun sequence DNA segment TGTGACATTTGATACTGTTAATACAGTCAGTATTGTATAAAGACTAGCTATACTGTGTTAATAgtcagtattgtattgtataaaGACTAGATCAACTGTGTTAATAgtcagtattgtattgtataaaGACTAGATCAACTGTGTTAATACAgtcagtattgtattgtataaaGACCAGATCAACTGTGTTAATAGTCAGTATTGTATAAAGACTAGATCAACTGTGTTAATAGTCAGTATTGTATAAAGACCAGATCAACTGTGTTAATAGTCAGTATTGTATAAAGACCAGATCACCTGTGTTAATGCAGTCAGTATTGTATAAAGACCAGATCAACTGTGTTAATAGTCAGTATTGTATAAAGACCAGATCACCTGTGTTAATGCAGTCAGTATTGTATAAAGACTAGATCACCTGTGTTAATGCAGTCAGTATTGTATAAAGACCAGATCACCTGTGTTAATGCAGTCAGTATTGTATAAAGACCAGATCAACTGTGTTAATAGTCAGTATTGTATAAAGACCAGATCAACTGTGTTAATAGTCAGTATTGTATAAAGACTAGATCACCTGTGTTAATGCAGTCAGTATTGTATAAAGACCAGATCACCTGTGTTAATGCAGTCAGTATTGTATAAAGACCAGATCAACTGTGTTAATAGTCAGTATTGTATAAAGACCAGATCAACTGTGTTAATAGTCAGTATTGTAAAAAGACTAGATCACCTGTGTTAATGCAGTCAGTATTGTATAAAGACCAGATCACCTGTGTTAATGCAGTCAGTATTGTATAAAGACTAGATCACCTGTGTTAATGCAGTCAGTATTGTATAAAGACTAGATCACCTGTGTTAATGCAGTCAGTATTGTATAAAGACTAGATCACCTGTGTTAATGCAGTCAGTATTGTATAAAGACTAGATCACCTGTGTTAATGCAGTCAGTATTGTATAAAGACTAGATCACCTGTGTTAATGCAGTCAGTATTGTATAAAGACCAGTTCAACTGTGTTAACAGTCAGTATTGTATAAAGACCAGATCAACTGTGTTAATGCAGTCAGTATTGTATAAAGACCAGATCACCTGTGTTAATGCAGTCAGTATTGTATAAAGACCAGATCAACTGTGTTAATGCAGTCAGTATTGTATAAAGACCAGATCAACTGTGTTAACAGTCAGTATTGTATAAAGACCAGATCAACTGTGTTAATGCAGTCAGTATTGTATAAAGACTAGATCACCTGTGTTAATGCAGTCAGTATTGTATAAAGACCAGATCACCTGTGTTAATGCAgtcagtattgtattgtacttcAGTTTCTATCTGAGGTTGGAACTCAGTGAAAAACAAATCTGAGATTTGTTACTAATGATAATTTCAATGAAAATCAGTGGTACTGACAGAAGAAAGTGTGACAGACAGTAGAATACACACCAACAGGTTCATGATAGACGTTGAGGCGGTCTACAAAAACATCATGGCGTCTTCCACCCGAGCCCGCCAGTGGCTGACCGTTGATTCCTATGCTGTTGGACTCGTAGTCGTCTGTGTCttctgcctctctgtcctcctcctcctcctcctccaccttcacCTCAGAGACCAGAAACCGCGACTGTCGTCCTCCTATCCCCTCAGGAGATCCAGAATGGGGTTCTGTTCCTATTCCATCGACAGACCCAAAATGTCGCCCTCCTACTATCCTATCAGGAGATCCAAAATGGCGTCCTCCTCCTCTTATCCCTTCAGACCCAAAATGGAGCCCTCCTCCTAGTCCTCCTATCCCTTCAGGagatccaaaatggcaccctccTCCCATCCCATCCACTGCACAGTTTCTCCCCAGCACAGCGTCCATCTCAGCGTAGTACCGGAAACTGCAGGGCTGGGAGTCGTCCACGCTCCTCAGCAGCTTGGCTCTGACATAGTTGGCCTTGAGGGTCTTGACACGGAGCCGGCACTGGTGGGGACTGCGGGAGAAGCCCAGGTCACACATGCGGGTTGAGAGGTGTTTGAAGACATGGCGGTTTCGGACGTTCTCCGCCAGGCTCTTCTGTACGTGCTCATCACTCCAGGCACACAGCAACACCTGAGTCTCCTCCACCGTCCAGTTGACGGAGCGCTCAGCCTCTCGCTTCCCTGCAGGAGTGAGGTgtggacagtacagtacaacCATAAGGCATTAGCCTGCTTATTAATATGAAGCTACACAGTGAACTCAATAGGTATTTTGCTCATACGTTAGGTTTACACATTGGTACTAGTTAGCGACTATCCATACAtcagttgacccccccccccccccacacacacacacacacacacacaaaaaattacACTGAATTGCAGGTAACAAGTTAAAATAATGTTTCTATTTCCTTGCTTTAATTAAAAGTGTGATGCATGCAGACTCTTGTTGATGCTGCCGGATGGCCCTATAAATAATAACTATAATCTCTCAAATTATAGCTATAATGTTGGGCAACAACATCGCGCTAGCTATCACTTAGCTCTAGTTTAAATCCCTGTAATGGATATCTTCCATCATGGAGTTGAGTAAACTCAGCTAGCTAGTAATTATATGACTGTTTACCATTTATTGAGagtagcaagctagctagttgactgtcCACTAGCAATTAGCTAGCCAAGTGGTAGGCAACAGAGTCAAGATAAGTTTAAGCTTGCTAGCTTGTCTGTGTGAGAAATAGCTTGTTATCTAATATCACATCTGGTATATCAAGGCTATAAAACATAAGTTTCTTCGATAACAAAGTGACATTGAAGCTTTGCCAGCATGTTGTAGTctgagtaacgttagctagctatttcCTGACTTAGGCTAACTAACAATAACGTTACCGTTAGCTGAGGCTATCTACAGTACGTTATGAATGAGCGATGCATGCATGAATGTTAAAACATACTGCTTCGTATCAGACACGTACTTTTCGTGGAAGTTGTGACCGAGTTAGTAGAGTTGATAATCGGAGGATTCATCTTCGCTTTCGGTGTAAACATCCAGAGATAACGGTGTGCTTTCCTCTCTTCCGGGTTATCGTTTGCTTGACGTCACCAAGATGCAGAGGaaatgttgtttgtttgttgttgtcattTTAGAGTCAATAAACGCTGATGCATGTAACTACATTAAATTATTGTCAACATGTTGCAGCTTCATAAGTGTGGTGGATAGATATTCTACTTCTGGGCCAAAATATACAATTCTAAGATAATATTGAAAACACTACATTGGGCaagaattgtattttttttagatGAGGAAAAGGAACAAGACAATTTGAGAACAGTGAGTGGCTTGTAAAGTAACATGCTAGCTGGGtcagtgtatatttgtgtgtcgCTCCTTCCACTTCGACTACTTTCTTCCCTATCCTATCATCTCTAACGCAGTACAGGAGTCGTGGTGGAGCTAACTGCAGCTAATGCTTTTTTCTACCTACTCTGATCCACCGATGTCCTGAGAGCCTGTCACTCACCACCAACTGCCACATGCCTTCCATCAATGACATCCATTAAATGTCTGGGTTAAAactggaggtggagggagaggatgaaagcTTTGCTATTCCTTTAATGGTTTACTCCATTAATTACTGCTATTGTCTACACAGACATACAGCAGGGTGCACAATAACCTAGTCATAACATGTAGAATGATGATCCCATGCACCACAGTACAGATAACTAGATGATTacaagagaagagggggacaagACCAGTTCTATTATCCTCCTGCATGTTAGATACCAGTTCTATTATCCTCCTGCATGTTGGATACCAGTTCTATTATCCTCCTGCATGTTAGTTACCAGTTCTATTCTCCTCCTGCATGTTAGTTACCAGTTCTAATATCCTCCTGCATGCTAGTTACCAGTTCTATTCTCCTCCTGCATGTTAGTTACCAGTTCTAATATCCTCCTGCATGCTAGTTACCAGTTCTATTCTCCTCCTGCATGTTAGTTACCAGTTCTATTCTCCTCCTGCATGTTAGATACCAGTTCTATTCTCCTCATGCATGTTAGTTACCAGTTCTATTATCCTCCTGCATGTTAGATACCAGTTCTATTCTCCTCCTGCATGTTAGTTACCAGTTCTATTCTCCTCCTGCATGTTAGTTACCAGTTCTATATCCTCCTGCATGTTAGTTACCAGTTCTATTCTCCTCCTGCATGTTAGTTACCAGTTCTAATATCCTCCTGCATGCTAGTTACCAGTTCTATTCTCCTCCTGCATGTTAGTTACCAGTTCTATTCTCCTCCTGCATGTTAGATACCAGTTCTATTCTCCTCCTGCATGTTAGTTACCagttctcttcttctccttttgTGCTCTTTGACCTGGTTTACCGCTCTACAGACACATATTTTAGCAAGCTGACTGTTCCTGTGTAACGGATATGAAACGGCTTATACTGTTACAACCCTGCaccatgaaagaaagagagaagccaGTGGTAAAGACGTTTAAATAGTTACCCCCCCGATTGCGTCGCacgcgctctctctccctctctctctctctctctctccctctgtctctctctctgtctctctctctctctctgtgtctctgtctatctctctctctctctctctctctctctctctctctgtgtctctctctgtctctgtctctctctctctctctctctccctctctatgtctctctctatctctctctctgtctctctcctccctctgtctctgtgtctctcaatctgtctctgtctctctctctctgtctctctctctgtctctgtctctcctctatgtctcctctctctctctgtctctgtctctctctctgccctctctctcctctctgtctctcttctctctctctctgtctctctNNNNNNNNNNNNNNNNNNNNNNNNNNNNNNNNNNNNNNNNNNNNNNNNNNNNNNNNNNNNNNNNNNNNNNNNNNNNNNNNNNNNNNNNNNNNNNNNNNNNctctctctctctctgtctgtctctctctctctctctctctttctctgtctctctctgtctctctctctctctctctctctctctctctctctctctctctctgtctctgtctctgtctctctcttctctctctgtctctctctctctctctctgtctctctctctctctctgtctctctctctctctgtctctctctctctgtctctctctctctgtctctctctcttgttaacATAAACAACAGTGAAAAGACAATAAAAAGTAAACTAtgtgtaaacattacactcacagaagttcctaaatacatttcaaatgtcatattatgtctataagcagtgttgtaacgatgtgcaaatggttaaagtacaaaatggaaaataaataacataaataatgGGTGTATTACCAATGGTGGTTTGTCTTCACTggtgaccttttcttgtggcaacagtcacaaatgttgctgctgtgatggcacactgtggaatttcaccagtagatatgggagtttatcaaaattgggtttgttttcaaattctttgtggatctgtgtaatctgagggaaatatgtgtctctaatatggtcatacgttggacaggaggttaggaagtgcagctcagtttccacctcattttgtgggcagtgagcacatagcctgtcctctcttgagagccatgtctgcctacggtggcctttctcaatagcaaggctatgctcactgagtctgtacatagtcaaagctttccttaagtttgcgtcagtcactgtggtcaggtattctgcttctgtgtactctctgtttagggccaaatagcattctagtttgttcgGTTTTTCCGTAaattccaatgtgtcaagtaattatctttctgggttgagtctaattgtgttgctgtcctggggctctgtttgtgtttgtgaacagagcctcaggaccagcttgcttaggggactcttctccaggttcatctctctgtaggtgatggctttgttatggaaggtttgggaatcacttccttttatctctctccgtgcttctacacctgcattgcttgctcttttggggttttaggctggggtttctgtatagcactgtgagacatcagctgatgtaagaagggctttataaatacatttgattgattgatctctCTTTCGCTCTACAGGCACAAAACAGTGAGGCTGCTTTTAACTCCCAAGTTAAGTTTGTTCAGGGCAAATCGTTTAGTGCTTTTCTCTTGCAACACcatacttatttatttattattattattattattgcataCTTATACATACTTATTTTAACCACAATTTAGTCCCCGCCGCTTCCATAAGGTGTTTGTTTaaatcagtttttttttaaataaaattttaCTGATTGCATGAGTTACtcgatgtggaatagagttccattcacctctctgaccaaggcccttctcccccgattgctcagtttggccgaacggctagctttaggaagagtcttggtattTTCAAACTTTTCCATtgaagaacgatggaggccactctgatcttggggaccttcaatgctgcagaaatgttttggtgcccttccccagatctgtgcctcgacacaatcttgtctcggagctctacggacaattccttcgacctcatgccttggtgtttgctctgacatgccctgtcaaccgtgggactgtatatagacagatatgtgcctttccaaatcatgtccaatcaattgaatttaccacaggtggactacaatcaagttgtagaaacatctcaaggatgatcaatggaaacaggatgcacctgagctcaatttcgagtctcatagcaaagggtctgaatacttatgtaaataagagcAATTTTTTTTTGCAACATTTTCTGAAAACcagttttctctttgtcatgatgggggtattgtgtgtagattgatggaaggacataaaaatacaaaaaatgatCCATAAAAAAAacgaatgtggaaaaagtcaaggtttctgaatactttccaaatgccctgTATGAGATATGTTACAATTGCCAT contains these protein-coding regions:
- the LOC109894970 gene encoding uncharacterized protein LOC109894970, producing the protein MFTPKAKMNPPIINSTNSVTTSTKRKREAERSVNWTVEETQVLLCAWSDEHVQKSLAENVRNRHVFKHLSTRMCDLGFSRSPHQCRLRVKTLKANYVRAKLLRSVDDSQPCSFRYYAEMDAVLGRNCAVDGMGGGCHFGSPEGIGGLGGGLHFGSEGIRGGGRHFGSPDRIVGGRHFGSVDGIGTEPHSGSPEGIGGRQSRFLVSEVKVEEEEEEDREAEDTDDYESNSIGINGQPLAGSGGRRHDVFVDRLNVYHEPVGHPLEVDLSSRSPSPPPPPPHPASPLPPPPDPSPGRGSTTIPSTQSLEPALKHLADCFQRLVSESRGLLVQLEGQRQEQTRWQQDLLSQWLEREERRQREAADREDRRERARMEHEVRVLQLLTGLAQNQQRNQTHHSCCHQCSRTEGVAGGGSGASATTTLDNGAGDRDGTESETT